One genomic segment of Microbacterium sp. ProA8 includes these proteins:
- a CDS encoding molybdenum cofactor biosynthesis protein MoaE, giving the protein MTVSTDAVRVAAISAEPLDLDAHLRAVDDRRMGAVTTFVGRVRDHDPDAATAVVALEYSAHPDAEAALERLATAAIGSSGALVAVSHRVGTLQVGDAAVVIAVASAHRAEAFEVCRTLIETIKTDLPVWKKQVESDGTATWLGLGG; this is encoded by the coding sequence ATGACCGTGTCGACCGACGCCGTGCGGGTCGCGGCCATCAGCGCCGAGCCGCTCGACCTCGACGCACACCTGCGCGCCGTGGACGACCGGCGCATGGGGGCGGTGACGACGTTCGTGGGGCGCGTGCGCGATCACGATCCGGATGCCGCCACCGCCGTCGTCGCCCTCGAATACTCCGCGCATCCCGACGCCGAAGCCGCTCTCGAACGGCTGGCGACAGCGGCGATCGGGTCGTCCGGTGCGCTGGTCGCGGTCTCGCACCGGGTGGGCACGCTGCAGGTCGGCGATGCGGCCGTCGTGATCGCGGTGGCCTCCGCGCACCGTGCGGAGGCGTTCGAGGTGTGTCGCACGCTCATCGAGACGATCAAGACCGATCTCCCGGTGTGGAAGAAGCAGGTCGAGTCCGACGGCACCGCCACCTGGCTGGGCCTCGGGGGCTGA
- a CDS encoding MoaD/ThiS family protein produces the protein MAVVRYFAAAQEATGRDSEHRTETTLGELRRAVSEEFPGLGGILPRCAVLVGGSRVDDDTPLGDDDLIDVLPPFAGG, from the coding sequence ATGGCCGTCGTCCGCTACTTCGCCGCCGCGCAGGAAGCGACCGGCCGGGACTCCGAGCACCGCACCGAGACGACGCTGGGCGAGCTGCGCCGCGCCGTGTCCGAGGAGTTCCCGGGGCTGGGCGGCATCCTGCCCCGCTGCGCCGTGCTCGTCGGCGGCTCACGCGTCGACGACGACACGCCCCTCGGCGACGACGACCTGATCGACGTGCTGCCGCCGTTCGCCGGCGGCTGA
- a CDS encoding FdhF/YdeP family oxidoreductase yields the protein MATKPPRVDIDETRVRASRPKKVAVGVPAVLHALQIANEQMGVARSVQTLLRVNQKDGFDCPGCAWPEEDKRHIAEFCENGAKAVAEEATLRRVEPEFFAAHSLDELRGHDDWWLGQQGRLTHPMLLEEGASHYRPISWDDALALVADELRTLDDPDEAVFYTSGRTSNEAAFLYQLLVRGLGTNNLPDCSNMCHESSGSALTETIGIGKGTVSIDDIHEADLLIIAGQNPGTNHPRMLSALEKAKQRGATIIAVNPLPEAGLLRFENPQTVRGVAFGGTKLADQFLQIRLGGDQALFQAIGKHLLEAEETDGGVLDHEFLAAHTSGFEAYRQAMADASWRELVTATGLPEKALRRVAETVRTSKSTIVCWAMGLTQHKHSVPTLREVVNMLLLQGNIGRPGAGVCPVRGHSNVQGDRTVGIYEKPSATFLDALDAEFGFAAPREHGFDTVGAIRAMRDGRVRFFMSMGGNFVSATPDTAVVEAGMSRVGLTVHVSTKLNRSHVVTGRRALILPTLGRTDRDRRGGREQRVTVEDSMGAVHASRGRLAPPSEEMLSEVAIVARLSGLVFGDSAAVGRSSRAEEMPRAEEGFAASDPPLDTSPPLVAQDAATHAAVATHAAVATHGAVATHGADATHGAVATHGADATHGAGATRHDLGYPERSPREEARTDGPDPVGLRHPSNVPHADWAALEADYALIRGHIARVIPGFDDYEERIDKGRTLHLPNGPRDARRFATVDGKARFTVNPLEYPRIPRGRLLLQTLRSHDQYNTTIYGKDDRYRGIHGGRRVVLVNAKDIVALGFTENDVVDLVSEWRGPDGVLQERRAEEFRIVAYRTPRGNAAAYYPETNVLVPLDSVADVSGTPTSKSVVVRLERRA from the coding sequence ATGGCGACGAAGCCCCCGAGAGTCGATATCGACGAGACGCGCGTGCGCGCGTCGCGGCCCAAGAAGGTCGCGGTGGGCGTGCCCGCGGTGCTGCATGCGCTGCAGATCGCGAACGAGCAGATGGGCGTGGCCCGGTCGGTGCAGACGCTGTTGCGCGTCAACCAGAAGGACGGCTTCGACTGCCCCGGATGCGCGTGGCCCGAGGAGGACAAGCGGCACATCGCCGAGTTCTGCGAGAACGGCGCGAAGGCGGTCGCCGAGGAGGCGACGCTGCGGCGCGTCGAGCCGGAGTTCTTCGCGGCCCACTCGCTGGACGAGCTGCGCGGCCACGACGACTGGTGGCTCGGGCAGCAGGGGCGGCTGACGCACCCGATGCTTCTCGAAGAGGGCGCGTCGCACTACCGCCCGATCTCGTGGGACGACGCGCTCGCCCTCGTCGCGGATGAGCTGCGGACGCTGGACGACCCTGACGAGGCCGTGTTCTACACCTCCGGACGCACCTCGAACGAGGCCGCGTTCCTGTATCAGCTGCTCGTGAGAGGGCTCGGCACCAACAACCTGCCCGACTGCTCCAACATGTGCCACGAGTCATCCGGATCGGCGCTGACCGAGACGATCGGCATCGGCAAGGGCACCGTCTCGATCGACGACATCCACGAGGCCGACCTGCTGATCATCGCCGGGCAGAACCCCGGCACGAACCACCCCCGCATGCTCTCGGCGCTCGAGAAGGCGAAGCAGCGCGGCGCGACGATCATCGCCGTCAATCCGCTGCCCGAAGCCGGCCTGCTGCGGTTCGAGAATCCGCAGACGGTGCGAGGCGTGGCGTTCGGGGGCACGAAGCTCGCCGACCAGTTCCTGCAGATCCGGCTCGGCGGCGATCAGGCGCTGTTCCAGGCCATCGGCAAGCACCTGCTCGAGGCCGAGGAGACCGACGGGGGTGTGCTCGACCACGAGTTCCTGGCGGCGCATACCAGCGGCTTCGAGGCTTATCGCCAGGCGATGGCGGATGCCTCGTGGCGGGAGCTCGTCACCGCCACCGGCCTTCCCGAGAAGGCGCTGCGCCGGGTGGCCGAGACGGTGCGCACATCGAAGTCGACGATCGTCTGCTGGGCGATGGGACTGACCCAGCACAAGCACTCGGTGCCGACGCTGCGCGAGGTGGTGAACATGCTGCTGCTGCAGGGCAACATCGGCCGTCCCGGCGCCGGCGTGTGCCCGGTGCGCGGGCACTCCAACGTGCAGGGCGACCGCACCGTCGGCATCTACGAGAAGCCGTCCGCGACGTTCCTCGACGCGCTCGATGCGGAGTTCGGCTTCGCCGCCCCGCGCGAGCACGGCTTCGACACGGTCGGGGCGATCCGCGCCATGCGCGACGGCCGCGTGCGGTTCTTCATGAGCATGGGCGGCAACTTCGTCTCGGCGACCCCCGACACCGCCGTCGTCGAGGCGGGGATGTCCCGCGTGGGGCTGACCGTGCACGTGTCGACGAAGCTCAACCGCTCCCACGTGGTCACCGGGCGCCGGGCGCTCATCCTGCCGACCCTGGGCCGCACCGACCGCGACCGCCGCGGGGGCCGCGAGCAGCGGGTCACCGTCGAGGACTCGATGGGCGCGGTGCACGCCTCCCGAGGCCGCCTCGCACCGCCGTCCGAGGAGATGCTCAGCGAGGTCGCGATCGTCGCCCGTCTGAGCGGCCTGGTGTTCGGAGACAGCGCCGCGGTCGGCAGATCGTCACGAGCGGAGGAGATGCCACGAGCGGAGGAGGGTTTCGCGGCATCCGATCCTCCGCTGGACACATCTCCTCCGCTCGTCGCACAAGATGCCGCGACGCACGCTGCCGTCGCCACGCACGCTGCCGTCGCCACGCACGGTGCCGTCGCCACGCACGGTGCCGACGCGACGCACGGTGCCGTCGCCACGCACGGTGCCGACGCGACGCACGGTGCCGGCGCCACGCGGCACGACCTCGGGTACCCCGAGCGGTCACCGCGTGAGGAGGCTCGCACCGATGGTCCGGATCCTGTCGGGTTGCGGCATCCGTCCAACGTCCCGCACGCCGACTGGGCGGCGCTCGAAGCGGACTACGCGCTCATCCGCGGCCACATCGCGCGGGTGATCCCCGGCTTCGACGACTACGAGGAGCGCATCGACAAGGGCCGCACACTGCACCTGCCCAACGGGCCGCGCGATGCGCGCCGCTTCGCGACGGTGGACGGCAAGGCGCGCTTCACGGTGAACCCGCTGGAGTATCCGCGCATCCCGCGTGGGCGCTTGCTGCTGCAGACGCTGCGCTCGCACGACCAGTACAACACCACGATCTACGGCAAGGACGACCGGTACCGCGGCATCCACGGCGGGCGGCGGGTCGTGCTGGTGAACGCCAAGGACATCGTCGCCCTCGGCTTCACCGAGAACGACGTCGTCGATCTGGTGTCGGAGTGGCGCGGTCCTGACGGGGTGCTGCAGGAGCGTCGCGCCGAGGAGTTCCGCATCGTCGCCTACCGCACGCCCCGGGGCAACGCCGCCGCGTACTACCCCGAGACGAACGTGCTGGTGCCCCTCGACTCGGTGGCGGACGTGTCGGGCACGCCGACCTCGAAGTCGGTGGTCGTGCGGCTCGAGCGCCGCGCATGA
- a CDS encoding DUF305 domain-containing protein, with product MRSRIAALGVVLALSTATVAVGAVGLSLTTSPESAPQAAPAGTRADASTAAYPTVEDHCYIEGMIPHHEQALELSSLVLAASGVRERTRALAEFIVTDQTSEIETMRAWQTAWRGAIPAGGSNGGHDGHGGAQPAAGAVPTGCGDHPHTQMKGMAGVEQLAALDAADGVAADRMFLELMIAHHEGALEMAESAVREGSNAYVRASGKHVLVEQQREITAMSTLLAEAP from the coding sequence ATGCGCAGTCGTATCGCCGCCCTCGGAGTCGTGCTGGCACTTTCGACGGCCACCGTGGCGGTCGGCGCGGTGGGGCTCAGCCTGACGACGAGTCCGGAATCAGCGCCGCAGGCAGCCCCTGCCGGCACGAGGGCGGATGCCTCCACCGCCGCCTACCCGACCGTCGAGGACCATTGCTACATCGAGGGCATGATCCCGCACCACGAACAGGCGCTCGAGCTCAGCAGCCTGGTCCTGGCCGCCTCCGGGGTCCGCGAGCGCACGCGGGCGCTCGCCGAGTTCATCGTGACGGACCAGACCTCCGAGATCGAGACGATGCGGGCATGGCAGACCGCGTGGCGCGGTGCGATCCCCGCCGGCGGTTCGAATGGCGGCCATGACGGCCACGGTGGCGCACAGCCCGCCGCCGGAGCGGTGCCGACCGGGTGCGGCGATCACCCGCACACGCAGATGAAGGGCATGGCCGGCGTCGAGCAGCTCGCAGCGCTCGACGCAGCCGACGGCGTGGCGGCCGATCGGATGTTCCTCGAGCTGATGATCGCGCATCATGAGGGCGCCCTCGAGATGGCGGAGAGCGCGGTCCGCGAGGGATCCAATGCGTATGTGCGCGCGTCCGGCAAGCACGTGCTCGTCGAACAGCAGCGCGAGATCACCGCGATGTCGACGCTGCTCGCCGAGGCGCCGTGA
- a CDS encoding DUF305 domain-containing protein, whose amino-acid sequence MRRRAVAVVALTLAVATAAAGIALAVASGIGAGAAGEADPGMSASVPATSSEAASPVTADDYCYVEAMIYYRVKELELAETLQRKDGIEAGALGFAAGIAARDAEDLEDLRAWYLSWADARPLEPPADGPCAGHGSDHAQMPGMPSWSTLQGFVDAPHPDAERRFAEILRDQNAGMVALVTLILDGDPHPDVVESAERVLEQSASDAATIDGILGAVP is encoded by the coding sequence GTGCGCCGCAGAGCTGTCGCCGTCGTCGCGTTGACGCTCGCTGTGGCGACCGCAGCAGCCGGCATCGCCTTGGCGGTGGCGTCGGGGATCGGCGCGGGCGCGGCGGGCGAGGCGGACCCCGGGATGTCGGCGTCGGTGCCGGCCACGTCATCGGAAGCGGCATCGCCGGTGACCGCCGACGACTACTGCTACGTCGAGGCGATGATCTACTACCGGGTCAAGGAGCTGGAGCTCGCCGAGACGCTGCAGCGCAAGGACGGCATCGAGGCGGGCGCCCTCGGGTTCGCCGCCGGGATCGCCGCGCGCGACGCCGAAGATCTCGAAGACCTACGTGCCTGGTATCTGTCGTGGGCCGACGCCCGCCCGCTCGAGCCGCCCGCCGACGGCCCCTGCGCCGGGCACGGTTCCGACCACGCCCAGATGCCGGGCATGCCGTCCTGGAGCACGCTGCAGGGCTTCGTCGACGCCCCGCACCCCGACGCCGAACGGCGGTTCGCCGAGATCCTGCGTGATCAGAACGCGGGCATGGTGGCCCTGGTCACCCTGATCCTCGACGGCGACCCGCATCCGGACGTCGTCGAGTCGGCCGAGCGCGTGCTCGAGCAGTCCGCGTCCGACGCGGCGACCATCGACGGCATCCTCGGCGCCGTGCCCTGA
- a CDS encoding MogA/MoaB family molybdenum cofactor biosynthesis protein, giving the protein MTRAAVITVSDRSAEGARPDTSGPIAVSALREAGFDCADAVVVPDGADSVERALTAEVVAGVKLIVTTGGTGVSPRDQTPEGTARVVTREVPGIAEELRRRGAAEKPAGMLTRGVAGVVDPHGVLVINLPGSPGGVGSGMPVVLSVARHVLDQLGGGDH; this is encoded by the coding sequence ATGACCCGCGCCGCCGTCATCACCGTCTCCGACCGCTCCGCCGAAGGCGCCCGCCCCGACACGAGCGGACCGATCGCGGTGTCCGCGCTGCGGGAGGCGGGCTTCGACTGCGCGGACGCCGTCGTGGTCCCCGACGGCGCCGACAGCGTGGAGCGCGCGCTCACCGCGGAGGTGGTCGCGGGCGTGAAGCTGATCGTCACCACGGGCGGCACGGGCGTCTCGCCGCGAGACCAGACGCCGGAGGGAACCGCCCGGGTGGTGACGCGCGAGGTTCCGGGCATCGCCGAAGAGCTGCGGCGGCGCGGCGCCGCCGAGAAGCCCGCCGGCATGCTCACCCGCGGCGTCGCCGGCGTCGTCGACCCGCACGGGGTGCTCGTCATCAACCTGCCGGGGTCACCTGGTGGCGTGGGATCGGGGATGCCGGTGGTCCTGTCGGTCGCGAGGCATGTGCTCGACCAGCTCGGCGGAGGGGATCACTGA
- a CDS encoding APC family permease: MSTALADAIEQARPRNDLGSSSPFAGLRRRHAHTIDVVAQSVAATAPAGVLLIHPAAAYARSGSFAFLDIAITITLVVGVGLVIGMFARRIASTGSLYTFAARGLGSHVGLVTGAALGIGYLAVAMNTLASGSQRLANLLSGGTAPPWLVTVLITVFGGIIALAVARGLRMSTRMLLVLESIAVMTVLVLSIAALSLTRWDLGLLVPRASDFSLEAIITGVAFALIGFVGFESGAALGPETRRPFAAVPRAVMVSVGATGLVMLVGTAAQLSIVAERPGAASLAAVTGLSGLIDVIVAISFLACALAMTNAATRLGFAMSREGLLPMVFGRISGRGVPAVAGVLFTAVVTAVPAVILAVGGSRQDMRIVTSPAAIIGFVLSYALVCAAAPVFLARIGELTVRAVAISALPLAGLLCVLGFYLAATLRDNPGGLVWAAGILALLVGAGSVRLARHPRVAARIGVHDWPVDADCIEGPART; this comes from the coding sequence GTGAGCACTGCACTCGCGGACGCGATCGAGCAGGCGCGGCCGAGGAACGACCTCGGGTCCAGCTCGCCATTCGCGGGCCTGCGCCGTCGCCACGCCCATACGATCGACGTCGTCGCGCAGTCCGTGGCGGCCACCGCGCCCGCCGGCGTCCTGCTGATCCACCCCGCCGCCGCCTACGCCCGCAGCGGATCGTTCGCGTTCCTCGACATCGCGATCACGATCACCCTCGTGGTGGGCGTCGGCCTGGTGATCGGCATGTTCGCCCGCCGCATCGCGAGCACGGGCTCGCTCTACACCTTCGCGGCGCGGGGCCTCGGCTCCCACGTCGGCCTCGTCACCGGGGCCGCCCTCGGCATCGGCTACCTCGCCGTCGCGATGAACACGCTGGCGTCGGGCTCGCAGCGACTGGCGAACCTCCTCAGCGGGGGCACCGCTCCCCCGTGGCTCGTGACCGTCCTCATCACGGTGTTCGGCGGGATCATCGCCCTGGCCGTCGCCCGCGGACTGCGGATGTCGACCCGCATGCTCCTGGTGCTCGAGTCGATCGCCGTGATGACGGTACTGGTCCTCTCGATCGCCGCTCTCAGCCTCACCCGGTGGGATCTCGGGCTGCTCGTACCCCGCGCCTCGGACTTCTCGCTCGAGGCGATCATCACGGGCGTCGCCTTCGCCCTCATCGGCTTCGTCGGCTTCGAGAGCGGGGCCGCCCTCGGGCCCGAGACGCGTCGTCCTTTCGCGGCGGTGCCGCGTGCCGTGATGGTGAGCGTCGGCGCGACGGGGCTCGTCATGCTGGTCGGGACGGCCGCGCAGCTGTCGATCGTGGCGGAGCGGCCGGGTGCGGCATCCCTCGCGGCCGTGACCGGCCTCTCCGGCCTCATCGACGTCATCGTGGCGATCTCATTCCTCGCCTGCGCCCTGGCGATGACGAACGCGGCGACGCGGCTCGGGTTCGCGATGAGCCGCGAGGGTCTGCTGCCGATGGTCTTCGGCCGGATCTCGGGCCGTGGCGTGCCCGCGGTCGCCGGCGTGCTGTTCACGGCGGTCGTGACAGCGGTGCCTGCCGTGATCCTGGCGGTCGGCGGCAGCCGGCAGGATATGCGGATCGTCACCTCGCCCGCGGCGATCATCGGCTTCGTGCTGTCCTACGCACTGGTGTGCGCGGCGGCGCCGGTGTTCCTCGCGCGGATCGGCGAGCTCACCGTGCGCGCGGTGGCCATCAGCGCACTCCCCCTCGCCGGGCTCTTGTGCGTGCTGGGCTTCTACCTCGCCGCGACGCTGCGCGACAACCCCGGCGGGCTGGTGTGGGCGGCCGGCATCCTCGCCCTCCTCGTCGGCGCCGGCTCGGTGCGGCTGGCACGTCACCCACGCGTGGCCGCACGGATCGGCGTACACGACTGGCCGGTCGACGCGGACTGCATCGAAGGGCCGGCGCGGACGTGA
- a CDS encoding NTP transferase domain-containing protein — MSGHDPHSPLSLGAILLAGGRGTRVGGAVKPLFEIGGSTLLAAAVTAVTDAGARPITVVAPVLDETLPVDWVREDPPFGGPAAAVVAALDAWPAEADPAWTLVLACDLPGVGEAVRRLVDDIPLLPADTDGVCLGDASSRPQWLTGAYRTRALRQAASVLPDRGRDLPVRAIADELAIAVVAAPDDLTRDVDTWEDLKEARARADRAHQVDRAHRTDRAPGRAAPSTPGGVVMSEQSRTLPPEALDAWAAALRERFGLAPEDVPVSLILDLARDVALGVARPAAPFSAFVAGLVAGRSGGSPADIDAAVAAITALARDWEHEA, encoded by the coding sequence ATGTCCGGTCACGACCCGCACTCGCCTCTCAGCCTCGGCGCGATCCTGCTGGCCGGCGGCCGCGGCACGCGCGTCGGCGGGGCCGTGAAGCCGCTCTTCGAGATCGGCGGCAGCACACTGCTGGCCGCGGCGGTGACGGCGGTGACGGATGCCGGAGCCCGGCCGATCACGGTCGTGGCACCCGTCCTCGACGAGACGCTCCCCGTGGACTGGGTGCGGGAGGACCCGCCCTTCGGCGGCCCCGCCGCGGCGGTCGTGGCGGCACTCGATGCGTGGCCGGCGGAGGCGGACCCCGCGTGGACGCTCGTGCTCGCCTGCGACCTGCCCGGCGTCGGCGAGGCCGTGCGCCGCCTCGTGGACGACATCCCGCTGCTCCCCGCCGACACCGACGGCGTGTGTCTCGGCGACGCGTCGAGCCGCCCGCAGTGGCTCACCGGCGCCTACCGCACGCGGGCGCTGCGGCAGGCGGCATCCGTTCTTCCCGATCGGGGACGCGACCTTCCGGTGAGGGCGATCGCCGACGAACTCGCGATCGCCGTCGTCGCGGCGCCCGACGACCTGACCCGCGATGTCGACACGTGGGAGGATCTGAAGGAGGCCCGCGCTCGGGCCGATCGCGCGCATCAGGTCGATCGCGCGCACCGGACCGATCGCGCACCGGGCCGCGCCGCACCGTCCACGCCCGGAGGAGTCGTCATGAGCGAGCAGTCCCGCACCCTTCCCCCCGAGGCCCTCGACGCCTGGGCGGCTGCCCTGCGCGAGCGGTTCGGGCTCGCGCCCGAAGACGTTCCGGTGTCGCTCATCCTCGATCTCGCGCGCGACGTCGCACTGGGAGTGGCGCGCCCGGCGGCGCCCTTCAGCGCCTTCGTGGCCGGTCTCGTCGCCGGCCGCAGTGGCGGGTCCCCCGCCGACATCGACGCCGCCGTGGCGGCGATCACAGCCCTCGCCCGCGACTGGGAGCACGAGGCCTGA
- a CDS encoding helix-turn-helix domain-containing protein codes for MSGAGLAGDSRLPEKGLGLALEILEQVARDDRGASAAEIARAVGAPRATVYRVVNSLVRDEYLVRRPDFSGFLLGTRVLELAAIVGARTRPTHAAVVDRLRSETGEAVHLFAFHGSGLLVLDEDPAQPLSDPDALLADPTRSAIGHLWLVAHPDRRLPRAPSWRVDAASGDVRAIREAYAVRGYTEQVALLDSDRGCLAVPIHDDAARPVGAVTLSTSISRLSVAARHVGALRGAAQALALLGTLSDW; via the coding sequence GTGAGCGGCGCGGGTCTCGCGGGCGACTCGCGGCTTCCGGAGAAGGGCCTCGGCCTCGCGCTGGAGATCCTCGAACAGGTCGCCCGTGACGACCGCGGCGCGTCGGCAGCCGAGATCGCCCGTGCCGTCGGCGCACCACGGGCGACGGTCTACCGCGTGGTCAATTCACTGGTCCGCGACGAGTACCTCGTGCGGCGGCCGGACTTCTCCGGGTTCCTCCTCGGCACCCGCGTGCTCGAGCTCGCCGCGATCGTGGGTGCCCGCACTCGACCGACCCACGCGGCCGTCGTGGATCGCCTCCGCAGCGAGACAGGAGAGGCCGTGCATCTGTTCGCCTTCCACGGCTCCGGGCTGCTGGTACTCGACGAAGACCCCGCGCAGCCGCTGTCGGACCCCGATGCGCTGCTGGCCGACCCGACCCGATCCGCCATCGGACACCTCTGGCTGGTCGCCCACCCCGACCGCCGTCTTCCGCGGGCGCCGTCCTGGCGGGTCGACGCAGCGTCCGGCGATGTCCGGGCCATCCGCGAGGCGTATGCGGTCCGGGGCTACACCGAGCAGGTCGCGCTGCTCGACTCCGACCGCGGGTGCCTGGCCGTGCCGATCCACGACGACGCCGCCCGCCCGGTCGGAGCGGTGACCCTGTCGACCTCGATCTCGCGCCTCTCCGTCGCCGCACGCCACGTCGGCGCGCTTCGCGGGGCGGCGCAGGCGCTCGCTCTGCTCGGCACGCTCAGCGACTGGTGA
- the moaC gene encoding cyclic pyranopterin monophosphate synthase MoaC produces MSTPEQPTFTHLDAAGNARMVDVTLKQPTVRSATARAFVRCAPDVVAALRDGSVPKGDVLAVARIAGIQAAKRTPELLPLAHVIGVHGAAVDLAIEDGGVAIEATVRTADRTGVEMEALTAVSVAALAVVDMVKGLDKGTSIESVRIVTKTGGKSGDWHRPDES; encoded by the coding sequence ATGAGCACGCCCGAACAGCCGACCTTCACCCACCTCGACGCCGCCGGGAACGCGCGCATGGTGGACGTCACGCTGAAGCAGCCGACCGTGCGCTCCGCCACCGCCCGCGCATTCGTGCGCTGCGCGCCGGACGTCGTCGCCGCCCTGCGCGACGGGTCGGTGCCGAAGGGCGATGTGCTGGCGGTCGCCCGGATCGCCGGCATCCAGGCCGCCAAGCGCACGCCCGAACTGCTGCCGCTCGCGCACGTCATCGGCGTCCACGGCGCCGCGGTCGATCTGGCCATCGAAGACGGCGGTGTCGCGATCGAGGCGACCGTGCGCACCGCCGATCGCACCGGCGTCGAGATGGAGGCGCTGACCGCCGTGTCGGTGGCCGCTCTCGCCGTCGTCGACATGGTGAAGGGGCTCGACAAGGGCACGTCGATCGAGAGCGTCCGCATCGTGACGAAGACGGGCGGCAAGAGCGGCGACTGGCACCGCCCGGACGAGAGCTGA
- the lepB gene encoding signal peptidase I codes for MPTAAALALAAAFGVATVHNDSMNPTLHSGDTVLFDRWSPAGRGDVVLLIDREGWSGTPDALLVKRVVGVAGDVVVCCEAGTGRLLLNGAPIQEAYAGAVRPGGDIPFRVTVPEGAVWVMGDNRAASVDSRASVSAPGHGAVTRDDLRGTARAWWGG; via the coding sequence TTGCCCACCGCTGCAGCGCTCGCGCTCGCCGCGGCCTTCGGCGTGGCGACCGTGCACAACGACTCGATGAACCCGACCCTGCACAGCGGCGACACGGTGCTGTTCGACCGGTGGAGTCCAGCCGGTCGTGGAGACGTCGTCCTCCTGATCGACCGTGAAGGATGGTCGGGCACACCGGACGCGCTCCTCGTCAAGCGCGTGGTCGGTGTCGCGGGCGACGTGGTGGTGTGCTGCGAGGCGGGAACCGGCCGGCTGCTGCTCAACGGCGCGCCGATCCAGGAGGCCTATGCCGGCGCCGTCCGCCCGGGTGGCGACATCCCCTTCCGCGTGACCGTGCCCGAAGGTGCGGTGTGGGTCATGGGCGACAACCGGGCCGCGTCGGTCGACTCCCGGGCGTCGGTGTCGGCCCCGGGTCACGGCGCCGTGACGCGAGACGACCTGCGCGGTACGGCGCGCGCATGGTGGGGCGGCTGA